The following are from one region of the Lineus longissimus chromosome 19, tnLinLong1.2, whole genome shotgun sequence genome:
- the LOC135503345 gene encoding ankyrin-1-like translates to MPRRRHRHGTVHQIKRNLYELALSFYTLEEGIASMSSTKLFNAVERGDLVGVEKALQNGCETNQSRHSIHGSALHLAAKAGHAEIIDCLLSHGADIHNNDSERRTPLHYACARGHDDVVDIFLKHGAKINFVNSDQTPLHMACEAGHIHIIRRLLFAGADVNCRSTDAVIGPGVTPLYIAYIAGQTEAYKTLIENGAKKYEQLSELHQYIFLGNEIQVDRILSMPNGMRMVNTTDKDGRTPLHVACGMANYGIVKMLLRIGVEVNCRDKLGKTPLHYAASHCGVNLDRRKRCVYLAPPESEKTPSYSSDEDHDIPTSRASSPRRVAVKIDQQTIQDYVSISKMLLRKGAFANLLDNGGQTPLHMACREGKLGLAEVFIAFGADIEIRDKVRGQCALHLACLKPESYPVTELLIKAGAKLNIQDKHRGDTPLHIATKGNCLRSLELLLKAHSKTDIPNDESGYTALHISAIHGYYYASKMLLEHGANTEIKEKNWKHSPLQMALRRQHYHQMELLIKYGADVDSEDKWGYSSFSNVLVNFINKCGYGNVSIETYQAVVAILVNAGCALGDPEIFPASMKKMLASVYEAELLEEPHTHHGLTKVLLASGCGILEKLDPPSLVTCLLRNEDDGTFLFARRCGYYIDLEEISSFLEQSRASLLDDVGFYEPLRLKDICRIGIREVLYDIQKRDTRHQQIERRPSLKAIFQKASRNERRSSHNKLNQPKGIQIWRIKALPLPMTLINFLSFETISISFLQNEKLAQGGKDAIL, encoded by the coding sequence ATGCCCAGGCGGCGCCATCGTCACGGGACAGTTCACCAAATCAAGCGGAATCTTTACGAACTGGCTCTAAGTTTTTATACCCTTGAGGAAGGTATTGCCAGCATGTCTTCGACAAAGTTATTCAATGCAGTTGAAAGGGGTGATTTAGTGGGGGTGGAGAAGGCTCTGCAGAATGGATGCGAAACCAACCAATCACGCCACAGTATTCATGGATCGGCACTCCACCTAGCGGCGAAGGCGGGCCATGCTGAAATCATTGACTGTTTGTTGTCTCATGGCGCAGACATTCATAACAACGACAGTGAGAGGAGGACGCCGTTGCATTACGCATGCGCACGAGGACACGACGATGTTGTGGATATCTTCCTAAAACATGGCGCCAAGATCAACTTCGTTAATTCAGACCAGACGCCCTTGCACATGGCCTGTGAGGCCGGTCACATTCACATCATCCGTCGGTTGTTATTTGCCGGTGCAGATGTAAACTGCCGATCCACGGATGCCGTGATTGGACCGGGGGTGACCCCGCTTTACATCGCGTACATCGCGGGCCAGACCGAAGCTTATAAGACCCTGATCGAAAACGGCGCGAAGAAATACGAGCAGTTATCGGAGCTGCATCAATATATTTTCCTTGGCAATGAGATACAAGTTGACAGAATTCTTTCCATGCCGAACGGAATGCGCATGGTCAATACCACCGACAAAGATGGCCGCACCCCGTTACATGTCGCGTGCGGGATGGCGAATTATGGCATAGTGAAGATGCTGCTCCGCATCGGAGTTGAGGTGAACTGTCGCGATAAGCTGGGAAAGACCCCGCTACACTACGCTGCCAGTCATTGTGGCGTCAATCTCGACCGGCGCAAACGATGTGTGTACCTCGCTCCTCCCGAATCTGAGAAAACTCCGTCTTATTCTTCGGACGAGGATCATGATATCCCCACAAGCCGCGCATCCTCCCCTCGGCGTGTCGCTGTGAAAATTGACCAACAAACAATTCAAGATTATGTGAGCATTAGTAAAATGCTTCTTCGCAAGGGGGCGTTTGCCAACCTGTTGGACAACGGTGGGCAGACTCCGCTGCACATGGCATGCCGGGAAGGGAAGTTGGGTCTGGCGGAGGTCTTCATAGCTTTTGGAGCCGACATTGAGATTAGGGACAAAGTTCGCGGACAGTGCGCGCTGCATCTCGCGTGTCTAAAACCGGAGAGTTACCCCGTGACTGAACTTTTGATCAAAGCTGGAGCGAAATTGAACATTCAGGATAAGCACAGAGGGGACACACCACTTCACATCGCAACTAAAGGCAACTGTCTCCGCAGTTTGGAACTACTTTTAAAAGCGCATTCGAAAACGGATATCCCAAACGATGAGAGTGGTTATACGGCGCTCCACATCTCTGCGATTCACGGGTATTATTACGCTTCTAAGATGTTATTAGAACATGGCGCGAACACGGAGATTAAAGAGAAAAATTGGAAGCACTCGCCCCTACAGATGGCGCTGCGGAGACAACATTACCACCAGATGGAACTGTTGATAAAATATGGCGCCGATGTTGATAGTGAAGACAAGTGGGGCTACAGTTCGTTCAGTAACGTTTTAGTCAATTTCATAAATAAGTGTGGCTATGGTAACGTTTCCATAGAAACCTACCAAGCTGTGGTAGCAATTTTAGTAAACGCTGGTTGCGCTCTTGGCGACCCCGAGATCTTTCCCGCCTCCATGAAAAAGATGCTTGCTTCGGTCTATGAGGCCGAACTTCTAGAGGAGCCACATACTCACCACGGACTCACTAAAGTACTATTAGCATCTGGTTGTGGGATCTTAGAAAAGTTAGACCCACCTTCCTTGGTCACGTGTTTGCTGCGGAACGAAGACGACGGAACGTTTCTTTTCGCCCGCCGGTGCGGATATTATATTGATCTCGAAGAAATATCGTCCTTTCTTGAACAATCTCGCGCAAGTTTACTTGATGATGTTGGTTTCTACGAGCCGCTACGATTAAAGGATATCTGTCGGATAGGAATTCGCGAGGTCTTGTATGATATTCAGAAACGTGACACGAGGCACCAGCAGATTGagcggcggccatctttgaaagcAATATTTCAGAAAGCATCACGAAATGAACGAAGAAGCAGCCATAACAAACTGAACCAACCGAAGGGGATTCAAATATGGCGGATAAAGGCGCTTCCACTTCCGATGACGTTGATCAACTTCCTGTCATTTGAGACGATCTCGATAAGCTTTCTGCAGAATGAGAAACTTGCGCAGGGAGGAAAGGATGCCATTTTgtag